In Clostridium sp. JN-1, one genomic interval encodes:
- a CDS encoding MurR/RpiR family transcriptional regulator, which produces MEDNNRQDLMRTIQIKFPRLSKGQKLIAEYILKHYDKAAFMTAAKLGISVGVSESTVVRFANELGFTGYPKLQKALQELIKNKLTTVQRIELSNDFITEESALKGVLKSDMENIRATLEKINHKTFEDVVNSIFSAKKIYIIGLRSSTALAEFLGFYLNLILDNVKVVAYGISDIFEQMINLNKDDLVIGIGFPRYAARTVESLNFAQNRGAKVVAVTDSLLSPLAARADYTLIAQSNMASFVDSLVAPLSVINALIIAVGLREKEKISKTFSDLEEIWEDYQVYSFKESN; this is translated from the coding sequence ATGGAAGATAATAATAGACAGGATTTAATGAGAACTATTCAAATTAAGTTTCCTCGTTTAAGTAAAGGGCAAAAACTTATAGCAGAGTATATTTTGAAACACTATGATAAAGCAGCATTTATGACAGCTGCAAAATTGGGAATTAGTGTTGGAGTTAGTGAATCAACAGTTGTTAGATTTGCAAATGAATTAGGATTTACTGGTTATCCTAAATTACAAAAAGCTCTCCAGGAGCTTATAAAAAATAAGCTCACTACTGTTCAAAGAATAGAATTATCAAATGATTTTATAACTGAGGAAAGTGCTTTAAAAGGAGTGCTTAAATCAGATATGGAAAATATAAGGGCTACACTTGAGAAAATTAATCATAAAACTTTTGAAGATGTTGTAAATAGCATATTTTCTGCTAAAAAAATATATATAATAGGACTTAGAAGCTCAACTGCACTTGCAGAGTTTTTAGGATTTTACTTAAATTTGATTTTGGACAATGTAAAAGTTGTAGCATATGGTATAAGCGATATTTTTGAACAAATGATAAATTTAAATAAAGATGATTTAGTAATTGGTATAGGTTTTCCACGTTATGCAGCGAGAACTGTGGAATCACTTAACTTTGCCCAAAATAGAGGAGCTAAGGTTGTAGCTGTAACTGACAGCTTGCTTTCTCCACTTGCAGCAAGAGCTGATTATACATTGATAGCTCAAAGTAATATGGCATCATTTGTTGATTCATTAGTTGCACCTTTAAGTGTAATAAATGCTCTAATAATTGCAGTTGGATTAAGAGAAAAAGAGAAAATTTCAAAAACATTTTCTGACCTTGAAGAAATTTGGGAAGATTATCAAGTATACTCCTTTAAAGAAAGTAATTAA
- the gdhA gene encoding NADP-specific glutamate dehydrogenase, producing the protein MINENVKNYINNVIENVKKKNPNEPEFLQTVEEVLSSLGPVLEKHPEYIEENLLERFCEPERQIIFRVPWVDDKGKVQVNRGFRVQFNGAIGPYKGGLRFHPSVYIGIIKFLGFEQILKNSLTGLPIGGGKGGSDFDPRGKSDGEIMRFCQSFMNELYRHIGPDVDVPAGDIGVGGREIGYLFGQYRKIKGVFENGVLTGKGRSYGGSLVRPEATGFGATYFCEEMLKHEGTDLKGKTISISGFGNVAWGICKKVSQLGGKVITLSGPDGYIYDPDGVIGEKVDYMLEMRASGRDKVQDYADKFGVKFFKGEKPWGVKADIVMPAATQNDIKIEDAKKIVNAGIKLVCEVANMPCTNEAVKYLQDSGVIVGPSKAANAGGVSTSALEMSQNSERLSWTAEEVDAKLHQIMINIYNNCKDAAENYGFGYNLVAGANIAGFVKVADAMHAQGII; encoded by the coding sequence ATGATAAATGAAAATGTTAAAAACTACATTAATAATGTAATTGAGAATGTAAAGAAAAAGAATCCTAATGAGCCAGAGTTTTTACAGACAGTTGAAGAGGTTTTAAGTTCATTAGGTCCAGTACTTGAAAAACATCCTGAATATATTGAAGAAAATCTTCTAGAAAGATTTTGTGAGCCTGAGAGACAAATAATCTTCAGAGTACCATGGGTTGATGATAAGGGTAAAGTTCAAGTCAACAGAGGTTTCAGAGTACAATTTAATGGTGCTATAGGACCTTATAAGGGAGGATTAAGATTCCATCCATCAGTTTATATTGGAATAATTAAATTCTTGGGATTTGAACAAATATTGAAAAACTCATTAACTGGTCTTCCAATTGGTGGAGGAAAAGGTGGATCTGATTTTGACCCAAGAGGAAAATCAGATGGTGAAATAATGAGATTTTGTCAAAGCTTCATGAATGAGTTATATAGACATATAGGACCAGATGTCGATGTACCAGCAGGTGATATTGGTGTTGGTGGAAGAGAAATAGGATATTTGTTTGGACAATATAGAAAAATAAAGGGAGTATTTGAAAATGGAGTCCTTACAGGAAAAGGCCGCTCCTATGGTGGAAGTTTAGTAAGACCAGAAGCTACAGGATTTGGTGCAACTTATTTTTGTGAAGAAATGCTTAAACATGAAGGAACAGATTTAAAGGGTAAAACTATTTCTATATCTGGATTTGGTAATGTTGCATGGGGAATATGTAAAAAAGTTAGTCAGTTAGGCGGTAAAGTTATAACTCTTTCAGGTCCAGATGGATATATCTACGATCCAGATGGAGTAATAGGTGAAAAAGTTGATTACATGCTTGAAATGCGTGCATCAGGAAGAGATAAGGTACAAGATTACGCTGATAAATTTGGAGTTAAATTCTTCAAAGGAGAAAAACCATGGGGAGTTAAAGCTGATATCGTAATGCCAGCTGCTACTCAAAATGATATAAAAATAGAAGATGCTAAAAAGATAGTTAATGCAGGAATTAAATTAGTATGTGAAGTTGCTAATATGCCTTGCACAAACGAAGCTGTTAAGTACTTACAGGATAGTGGAGTAATTGTAGGACCTTCTAAGGCTGCAAATGCAGGTGGTGTTTCTACTTCAGCTCTTGAAATGTCACAAAATAGTGAAAGATTGTCATGGACAGCTGAAGAAGTTGATGCTAAACTTCATCAGATAATGATTAACATATATAATAATTGTAAAGATGCTGCAGAAAATTATGGATTTGGATACAATTTAGTAGCTGGAGCTAACATAGCTGGATTTGTAAAAGTTGCAGATGCTATGCATGCACAAGGTATAATTTAG
- a CDS encoding NAD(P)/FAD-dependent oxidoreductase — MLTAVVIGGGPAGMMAAIQASKKYKTILIEKNEKLGKKLYITGKGRCNLTNAKDISEFFECIPGNPNFLYSALYTFTNENTMEFFEKLGVKLKVERGDRVFPASDKSSDIISALIRKLKENNVDVRLNMRVSKFIHDKSKITAVELEDGNIIKGNFFILCTGGMSYPQTGSNGDGYKLAKDIGHKITNITPSLIPIEINEEWIKDLQGLSLKNVELKIVDNKNKVLYKNFGEMLFTHFGISGPIVLTGSRIAAKHKNLKAVIDLKPAMSLEELDKRLQKDFKKYINKDFKNSLDELLPKKLIDTIINISKIDPNKKVNLITKQERMNLGYILKHLTLSIKGCRPISEAIVTSGGINVKEIDASTMKSKIVNNLYFAGEVVDVDACTGGFNIQIALSTGYLAGSSIANL, encoded by the coding sequence ATGTTAACAGCTGTAGTAATTGGAGGCGGACCTGCAGGAATGATGGCTGCAATACAAGCTTCTAAAAAATACAAAACGATATTAATTGAGAAAAACGAAAAATTAGGTAAAAAGCTATATATAACAGGTAAAGGAAGATGCAATTTAACTAATGCTAAAGATATAAGTGAATTTTTTGAATGTATACCAGGTAATCCAAACTTTTTATATAGCGCTCTATATACTTTTACTAATGAAAATACAATGGAGTTTTTTGAAAAATTAGGGGTTAAACTTAAAGTTGAAAGAGGAGATAGAGTATTTCCTGCTTCAGATAAATCCTCTGATATAATATCAGCATTAATAAGAAAGCTTAAAGAAAATAATGTTGACGTAAGACTCAATATGCGTGTAAGTAAATTCATTCACGATAAAAGTAAAATAACTGCTGTAGAGCTTGAAGATGGAAATATTATAAAAGGAAACTTTTTTATATTGTGTACTGGAGGAATGTCTTATCCCCAAACTGGATCAAATGGAGATGGTTATAAACTTGCTAAAGATATAGGGCATAAAATAACTAATATAACTCCATCGCTAATACCTATTGAAATAAATGAAGAATGGATAAAGGATCTTCAAGGGCTGTCACTGAAAAATGTAGAACTTAAAATTGTAGATAATAAAAATAAGGTCTTGTATAAAAACTTTGGAGAAATGCTTTTTACACACTTTGGTATTTCTGGTCCTATAGTATTAACTGGAAGTAGAATAGCAGCTAAACATAAAAACTTAAAAGCTGTTATAGATCTAAAACCAGCTATGTCCCTGGAAGAACTCGACAAGAGATTACAAAAGGATTTTAAAAAATATATAAATAAAGATTTTAAAAATTCACTTGATGAACTTTTACCTAAAAAGCTCATAGATACTATAATAAATATATCTAAAATAGATCCTAACAAAAAAGTTAATTTAATAACAAAACAGGAGAGAATGAACTTAGGATATATATTAAAACATTTAACGTTAAGCATAAAAGGATGCAGACCTATATCGGAGGCTATAGTAACCAGTGGAGGAATAAATGTTAAGGAAATAGATGCATCTACAATGAAATCTAAAATAGTTAACAATCTGTATTTTGCAGGTGAAGTAGTAGATGTTGATGCTTGTACAGGTGGATTTAATATACAAATAGCGTTATCTACTGGATATTTAGCAGGAAGCAGTATAGCTAATTTGTAA
- the cmk gene encoding (d)CMP kinase yields MHISIAIDGPAGAGKSTIANIIANKFNLVYINTGSMYRAVTLIAIRNKISYTDVSAVCKLAKSLKIQFKGENIIVNNEDLSTSIRNIEVTNAVSNYASIPELRKILVKLQQNMSREYNVVMDGRDIGTVVLKDADLKFFLTADVKERAKRRFDEFKEKGINVEYDKILSDIIRRDYIDSNRQSNPLKKAQDAIEINSSKLSINEVVDVMSGYINNYMMIS; encoded by the coding sequence TTGCATATATCTATAGCAATTGATGGACCTGCTGGAGCAGGAAAAAGTACTATTGCAAATATTATAGCTAATAAATTTAATTTGGTTTATATTAATACTGGATCTATGTATAGAGCAGTTACTTTAATTGCAATAAGAAACAAAATATCATATACAGATGTAAGTGCTGTATGTAAACTTGCAAAGTCCCTTAAAATACAATTTAAAGGCGAAAATATAATAGTTAATAATGAGGATTTAAGTACATCTATTAGAAATATAGAAGTAACTAATGCTGTATCTAATTATGCATCTATTCCTGAGCTTAGAAAAATACTTGTAAAATTACAGCAGAATATGTCTCGAGAATATAATGTTGTTATGGATGGAAGAGATATTGGAACTGTAGTTTTAAAAGATGCTGATCTTAAGTTTTTTTTGACTGCTGATGTGAAGGAAAGAGCTAAGAGAAGATTTGATGAATTTAAAGAAAAGGGAATTAATGTGGAATATGATAAAATATTGAGTGATATAATAAGGAGAGATTACATAGACTCTAATAGACAATCAAATCCTCTTAAAAAGGCTCAAGATGCAATAGAAATAAATTCTTCAAAACTAAGTATAAATGAAGTAGTGGATGTTATGTCAGGATACATAAACAATTATATGATGATTAGTTGA
- a CDS encoding bifunctional 4-hydroxy-3-methylbut-2-enyl diphosphate reductase/30S ribosomal protein S1 — protein sequence MNVEVILANKAGFCFGVKRAVDEVINVQKKFNKKIYTLGPLIHNNDVVKYLESKNIYSISLEDTNNLSETDVIVIRSHGVSKEVMDLLKSKFVNIIDATCPYVSSIHKKVFKYYNKGYSILIVGDKMHPEVVGINGWCDNKAIISKDGGNLNKLPSKLCIVSQTTEKQSNWEKVLNIVSKNCKEFIAFNTICSSTELRQKSASELSKKADLMIVIGGRNSSNTTKLYEICKSNCTNTIHVENSGEIPDNIINLKTKVVGVTAGASTPDWIIKEAILKMSEDNNLEVNEQLAYMEKNDNQIIVGEIIEGTVISVNEKEAFLNIGYKVDGVLPKTEVTKSQDEDLRNLIKVDEKLEVKIIRRKDENGNVVLSKIEIEREKAYKKVKEAFENESTLKVLVKESVNGGLVASYNGIRVFIPASHVELFHVDDLSQYTNKELDVKIIEFEEKRKSTRIVASRRKILKEERAKKEEVTWEKLQKDTIVEGEVKRLTNFGAFIDIQGIDGLLHVSEICWGRVEKPEDVLKIGQKIRVYILDIDKEKKKLSLSIKKLMDNPWNNVDIKYPVGSIVLGKVVRFANFGAFVELEPGVDALVHISQISHKRINKPDDVLKIGQEIKAKILDVNKVDKKIGLSIKEVDEI from the coding sequence ATGAATGTAGAAGTTATACTTGCAAATAAAGCTGGTTTTTGCTTTGGTGTAAAAAGAGCAGTAGATGAAGTTATAAATGTTCAAAAAAAATTTAACAAGAAAATATATACGTTAGGTCCATTAATACATAATAATGATGTTGTAAAGTATTTGGAAAGTAAAAATATATACTCTATAAGTTTAGAAGACACCAATAATTTAAGTGAAACAGATGTCATTGTAATAAGATCACATGGAGTTTCTAAAGAAGTTATGGATTTATTAAAATCAAAATTTGTTAATATAATAGATGCTACATGTCCTTATGTTTCAAGTATACATAAAAAAGTTTTCAAATATTATAACAAAGGATATTCAATATTAATAGTAGGAGATAAAATGCATCCCGAAGTTGTTGGCATTAATGGATGGTGTGATAACAAAGCTATTATATCTAAGGATGGAGGTAATTTAAATAAATTACCAAGTAAACTATGTATTGTTTCTCAAACTACTGAAAAGCAAAGTAATTGGGAGAAAGTTTTAAATATAGTTTCTAAGAACTGTAAAGAGTTTATAGCTTTTAACACCATATGTAGTTCCACAGAACTTAGACAAAAATCTGCAAGTGAATTATCTAAAAAGGCTGATTTAATGATTGTAATCGGGGGACGAAATAGTTCTAATACTACTAAATTATATGAAATATGTAAAAGCAATTGTACTAATACTATTCATGTCGAAAATTCAGGAGAAATACCTGATAATATAATTAATTTAAAAACAAAAGTTGTAGGTGTTACAGCAGGAGCTTCAACACCAGATTGGATAATAAAGGAGGCAATTTTAAAAATGAGTGAAGATAATAACTTAGAAGTTAATGAACAATTAGCTTATATGGAAAAGAATGATAACCAAATAATAGTAGGAGAAATAATAGAAGGGACTGTTATTTCTGTAAATGAGAAAGAAGCTTTTCTTAATATAGGATATAAAGTAGATGGTGTTTTGCCTAAAACTGAAGTAACAAAATCACAAGATGAAGATTTAAGAAATTTAATAAAGGTGGATGAAAAGTTAGAAGTAAAGATCATAAGAAGAAAAGATGAAAATGGAAATGTTGTTTTATCAAAGATTGAAATTGAAAGAGAAAAGGCATATAAGAAAGTTAAAGAAGCTTTTGAAAATGAATCAACCTTAAAGGTTTTAGTTAAAGAGTCTGTAAATGGCGGATTGGTTGCAAGTTATAATGGAATAAGGGTGTTTATTCCAGCTTCTCATGTTGAACTTTTTCATGTAGATGATCTTTCACAATATACCAATAAAGAATTAGATGTTAAAATTATAGAATTTGAAGAAAAGAGAAAGAGTACAAGAATAGTAGCTTCTAGAAGAAAAATATTAAAGGAAGAAAGGGCTAAGAAAGAGGAAGTTACTTGGGAAAAGTTACAAAAAGATACTATTGTAGAAGGTGAAGTTAAGAGGTTAACAAACTTTGGAGCATTTATAGATATTCAGGGGATAGATGGACTTTTACATGTATCAGAAATATGTTGGGGTAGAGTTGAAAAACCTGAGGATGTACTTAAAATAGGTCAGAAAATAAGGGTTTACATACTAGATATAGACAAGGAAAAGAAAAAGCTGTCACTTTCTATTAAAAAACTTATGGATAATCCTTGGAATAATGTAGATATAAAGTATCCAGTGGGAAGCATAGTACTAGGAAAGGTTGTGCGTTTTGCAAACTTTGGAGCATTTGTAGAATTAGAACCTGGTGTTGATGCATTAGTTCATATTTCACAAATAAGCCATAAGAGAATAAACAAACCTGATGATGTACTTAAGATAGGTCAAGAGATAAAAGCTAAAATATTAGATGTAAATAAGGTAGATAAAAAAATAGGCTTAAGTATAAAAGAGGTTGACGAAATATAA
- the speD gene encoding adenosylmethionine decarboxylase, with amino-acid sequence MNELGRHILSEIYGCNSEILNNKELIEKIMVDSALKAGAEVREVVFHKFSPQGVSGVVIISESHLTIHTWPELGYAAVDVFTCGDRINPWNACNYMTEKLDAKNMTATEVKRGIFEQPVSVKALDI; translated from the coding sequence ATGAATGAATTAGGAAGACATATTTTATCAGAAATTTACGGCTGTAATTCAGAAATCTTGAATAACAAGGAACTTATAGAAAAGATAATGGTTGATTCAGCTTTAAAGGCTGGTGCAGAAGTAAGAGAAGTTGTTTTTCACAAATTTAGTCCTCAAGGGGTCAGTGGAGTTGTTATAATATCTGAATCTCATTTAACAATTCATACATGGCCAGAGCTTGGATATGCTGCTGTTGATGTATTTACTTGCGGTGATAGAATAAATCCATGGAATGCCTGTAATTACATGACAGAAAAGTTAGATGCTAAAAATATGACAGCTACGGAAGTGAAAAGAGGTATATTTGAACAACCAGTATCAGTCAAAGCATTAGATATATAA
- a CDS encoding CotS family spore coat protein yields the protein MEEHKSDYDICEKEKEMIDTVLERYNFDVLSVKKVRSVYKLKTSDENICLKKIKHGKNKPYNGSLLVEQLLNNGFSNTAKYYKTEDGHNYVRFKNLLFYATEWIDGEECDLNNIDEAVECVKLLAKYHLAASKIDVSKLKIRNNIKNWDRVFTKNMHDFEKFERIIKNKKLKTKFDLLYKNYIESMYYKGMVSVHFLNTSEYYKLSKQSNRRKTICHDSFYYQNIIKKGNKYYIIDLDSIIIDLHVNDLGKLIRRLMFKKGYEWDFNKTLKLIDAYNSINRLTKSELEVMLALIVFPHKFWKLGQKRYIKHKTWSEQKYLHKLERLIKYDEIQNKFLEDYLKYLDKYE from the coding sequence ATGGAAGAACATAAAAGTGATTATGATATATGTGAAAAAGAAAAAGAAATGATAGATACTGTACTTGAAAGATATAATTTTGATGTTCTAAGTGTTAAAAAAGTTAGAAGTGTATATAAGCTTAAAACATCAGATGAAAATATATGTTTGAAAAAGATTAAACATGGTAAAAATAAACCTTATAATGGAAGTTTACTTGTGGAACAGCTTTTAAATAATGGCTTCTCAAATACAGCAAAGTATTATAAAACCGAAGATGGGCATAACTATGTAAGATTTAAAAATTTATTGTTTTATGCTACAGAATGGATAGATGGTGAAGAATGTGACTTAAACAATATAGATGAAGCCGTTGAATGTGTAAAGCTGCTCGCTAAGTATCATTTAGCTGCAAGTAAAATAGATGTAAGTAAACTCAAAATAAGAAATAATATAAAAAACTGGGACAGAGTATTTACTAAAAACATGCATGATTTTGAAAAATTTGAAAGAATAATAAAAAATAAAAAATTAAAAACAAAATTTGATTTATTATATAAAAATTATATAGAGAGTATGTATTATAAAGGTATGGTGTCAGTACATTTTTTAAACACTTCAGAGTATTATAAGCTGTCAAAACAATCAAATCGAAGAAAAACTATATGTCATGATAGCTTCTATTATCAAAATATAATTAAAAAAGGGAATAAGTATTATATAATAGATTTAGATAGTATAATTATTGACTTACATGTAAATGATCTAGGCAAATTAATAAGACGATTAATGTTTAAGAAAGGCTATGAGTGGGATTTTAATAAAACATTGAAACTAATTGATGCATATAATTCTATAAATAGGTTAACTAAAAGCGAACTTGAAGTAATGCTGGCTTTAATTGTTTTTCCACATAAGTTTTGGAAGTTAGGTCAAAAAAGGTATATAAAACACAAGACCTGGAGTGAACAAAAGTATTTGCACAAGCTTGAGAGGTTAATAAAGTATGATGAAATTCAAAATAAGTTCTTGGAAGACTATTTAAAATATCTCGATAAATATGAGTAA
- a CDS encoding GNAT family N-acetyltransferase produces the protein MMYQIMSLNKKNLNEFRRLNENKSNFNCLNKNFFEIYDKCSFAQKVLLRRKVRLLKQDLNYIGYIWYNVNCSYRNTYIINALNIENFETGLIAPYKYLIDKLRRNSTFYYICENNDYNYKVLKKIGFEKKEGTLILNLNLNQSIPLIIKDDINFEVLKIGRDEKKRCHIQNKIFKNNERIPLNLNDIYFDEMQSYYLNNGAIFIKKGETYIGYGQIILEDNTPTIVNFGILEEFRGNDYSKCLLTYLLKIIMCNGFDRAKIKVKTFNYIALNLYKQMGFKVENKRYKWQIKT, from the coding sequence ATGATGTATCAAATTATGAGTTTAAATAAAAAAAATTTAAATGAATTTAGAAGATTAAATGAAAATAAAAGTAATTTCAATTGTTTAAATAAAAATTTCTTTGAAATATATGATAAGTGCAGTTTTGCACAAAAAGTGCTTTTGAGAAGAAAAGTAAGGCTGCTAAAGCAAGATTTAAATTATATAGGATACATATGGTATAATGTGAATTGCAGTTATAGAAATACCTACATAATAAATGCTTTAAATATTGAAAATTTTGAAACAGGATTAATTGCTCCATATAAGTATCTAATAGATAAACTTAGGAGAAATTCTACCTTTTATTATATATGTGAAAATAATGACTATAACTATAAAGTCTTAAAAAAGATTGGATTTGAAAAAAAAGAAGGTACTTTAATATTAAATTTGAATTTAAATCAAAGTATACCATTAATTATTAAAGATGATATAAATTTTGAGGTTTTAAAAATCGGTAGAGATGAGAAAAAAAGGTGCCATATTCAAAATAAAATATTTAAAAATAATGAGAGAATACCACTTAATTTAAATGATATTTATTTTGATGAGATGCAAAGTTATTATTTAAACAATGGTGCTATATTTATAAAAAAAGGTGAGACATATATTGGATATGGACAAATAATATTAGAAGATAATACTCCAACTATAGTTAACTTTGGAATTTTAGAAGAGTTTAGAGGAAATGATTACAGCAAATGTCTTCTGACTTATTTGCTAAAAATTATAATGTGCAATGGTTTTGATAGAGCTAAGATAAAAGTTAAAACTTTTAACTATATAGCTTTAAATTTATATAAACAGATGGGATTTAAAGTTGAAAATAAGAGATACAAATGGCAAATAAAAACATAA
- a CDS encoding pyridoxal phosphate-dependent aminotransferase: protein MKLSNRILNMKFSPIRKLAPYANEAKKKGIKVYHLNIGQPDVLTPKPFFDAISSFREDVLKYTESQGMEELQESFIEYYKKWGTEFTKEELVVTNGGSEAIMLTFQALCDPGDEIIIPEPFYTNYTGFSNVADAKVVPFLTKAEEGFHLPKKEDIVSKITDKTKAIMISNPGNPTGVVYTPEELRMLGDIAKEHDLFLIADEVYREFVYDNLKYTSTLTLKDIADRVIVVDSISKRYSACGARIGLVASKNHELMHNIMKLCQSRLCVPTVEQVGAAALKDTPESYFVETRKEYQHRRDILMEGLSKIPDVICKKPSGAFYVVAKLPVKNAEDFAKYLLTDFSHDGKTVMVAPAEGFYATPGIGKDEVRISYCLNCDSLKDAVDILKIALEEYKKNHE, encoded by the coding sequence ATGAAATTATCAAACAGAATATTAAACATGAAATTTTCACCTATTCGTAAGTTAGCACCTTATGCTAATGAAGCTAAGAAAAAGGGTATAAAGGTATATCATCTAAACATAGGTCAGCCAGATGTCTTGACTCCTAAACCTTTTTTCGATGCTATTTCTTCTTTTAGAGAAGATGTTTTAAAGTATACTGAATCTCAAGGTATGGAAGAACTTCAAGAAAGCTTTATAGAATATTATAAAAAATGGGGAACAGAATTTACTAAAGAAGAACTAGTAGTAACTAATGGCGGAAGCGAAGCTATAATGTTAACATTTCAAGCACTTTGTGATCCAGGAGATGAAATTATAATTCCAGAACCTTTCTATACAAATTATACTGGATTTTCAAATGTAGCTGATGCAAAAGTAGTTCCATTCTTGACAAAAGCAGAAGAAGGATTCCATCTTCCTAAAAAAGAAGATATAGTTAGTAAAATTACAGACAAAACAAAAGCTATAATGATTTCAAACCCTGGAAATCCAACAGGTGTTGTATACACTCCTGAAGAATTAAGGATGCTTGGTGATATAGCAAAAGAACATGATTTATTCTTAATTGCAGATGAAGTTTACAGGGAATTTGTATATGATAACTTAAAATATACATCAACTTTAACATTGAAGGATATTGCTGATAGAGTAATAGTTGTAGACAGTATATCTAAACGTTATAGTGCTTGTGGTGCTAGAATAGGTTTAGTTGCTTCAAAGAACCATGAACTAATGCACAACATAATGAAACTTTGCCAATCAAGGCTTTGTGTTCCTACTGTAGAACAGGTAGGTGCTGCAGCATTAAAGGATACTCCAGAAAGTTACTTTGTTGAAACTAGAAAAGAATACCAACATAGAAGAGATATTCTTATGGAAGGTTTGAGTAAGATACCTGATGTAATTTGTAAAAAACCTTCAGGTGCATTTTACGTAGTTGCTAAACTTCCTGTTAAAAATGCTGAGGATTTTGCTAAATACCTTTTAACTGATTTTAGCCATGATGGCAAAACTGTTATGGTAGCTCCTGCTGAAGGATTTTATGCTACTCCTGGTATTGGTAAGGATGAAGTAAGAATATCTTATTGCTTAAATTGTGATTCATTAAAGGATGCTGTGGATATATTAAAGATAGCATTAGAAGAATACAAAAAAAATCACGAATAA